A stretch of DNA from Arctopsyche grandis isolate Sample6627 chromosome 6, ASM5162203v2, whole genome shotgun sequence:
TTTCACACAAGTAAGTTTTTTTGAAGAGAAACAAATAATCAAAACGTATAAATGTCCAAATCTTCAACCgtcatgtatgttcatataaaataaaattaaaaatatgttagttgaatatatgtacatattattaataaataaataaaaaatgaatttcagCCGAGCGTACCTGAATAAAACAAGCGAAATTTGGTTATATGAAATAGTTTCACTGTAAATTCGAAAATATGTGCGTTGGTATGTGGTTTGATTTATAGacgaaattgcaaaaaatagTATGGGAAATGGGCCCTAAGACAGTTTAGATAGTCTCAAGGATAGGTAAGTAATTTTCGTATGCAACATGCAGTAAGTGGATGTATTGGTGCAGCAAAGCGGTATTGGTACAGTAATGTTCAGAAGGCTATTACTGCCCCTCCATTAACCACTCGCCAACAGCCACTATATAACGCGAAGCTCTCTTCAGAAAATACATTAGCAGTTTTCCGTTCAGAAAAGGCTACACAAGCAGTCAAAATGAAATTCTCGGTGAGAACCAACGCGACTCTCAACCCCTATTGGACACCCCCCTATGGagattcacatacatatttgtctcACTGTGCATACTTACACACATGTTTAGGGCTTTTTAACGTATACAATTATTCTGATTATATTTTCAGCCACTTTTAAGGATAAACCTATCAaggataaatttaaattcacgtatgttatatgtatgtatgtacatacgtgtgagcgtaaatcgtcaaaattatttaattcggTTAAGAgttttaaaacatatgtacagttattttttttttgttatactttgcattttatttattttataaaatttcaaccgTTGCAATTAAATTTTCGGACATTTCGGTTTAGTTCTCATTTACGTGTAAACTAAATATACTTTAACGCATATATATCGACACACGGACGCACTTAGACCAAAACATATAAAACATGACTAATTCAAATTTACAGTTCGCTATCCTTTGCATCGTCGGCTTGGCCGCAGCATCCCACGATGACGGTAGCTGGAAGGGAGAAGGCCTCGCCGAGTCCCAGGACTATGGCCAGTACGACGGACACTATGGTGTCGCTGGAGCCCATGGCATCTATGCCGCAGGCTATGCTGGTCATGGTGGATATGCCGGACTTGGAGGATATGCCGGACATTATGCTGGACCAGCCGCACCCCTCGCCCATGATGGACGCGTCGTAGACACCCCTGAAGTAGCCCACGCTAAAGCCGCCCACTTCGCCGCCTTCAACGCTGCTGCCCATGGTGCTGCCGCCCATGGAGGACTCGCTCATGGAATCGTTGCTGGACCCGCCTACGGAATCATCGGTGCCCATGCCGCTTATGCCGGTCAAGGAGCTTATGCTGGACATGGAGTGCACTATGCTGGTCCAGCTGCCCCTCTTGGTCATGACGGTCGCGTCGTAGACACCCCTGAAGTAGCTCATGCTAAGGCTGCCCATTCTGCTGCCTTCCACGCTGCTGCTGCTGGATCCGCCCACGGACACGGTTATGGTCATCATTAGTAATTTGTCCATTGATAAGGTCCAGACAACGCAATCACCTCGATTTCCTAGACCTCAATACTGTTGAGATTCTcattaatgttatttatttttgcataatatgtatatatgtaccacCTGTAGCTGATAAGCTTCttgtaaataatttcattttgactGCAATATTCGGTGACTTtgattttccaaatgttttgttttttggAATTTTGAAGCCTCGATTTTATGTGCAACATTGTTTTGTACATTATGAATGATAATAaatcatattgaaaataaatattttttgttttgttatattGTATAACTTTTTTCACATAAATGAAGTTagtatttgttaaaataaacgTACCAAAGAGAGGATAATCGATCCATATCGgtataattcaatatttcaaaGACCAATTTTCTCCGAAAACAATACGATTTctatcaatatgtacatagttgtgcCCAGTACATACAAAAgagaatatttttacatatttttataaaaaaatgaagatgAATTTACTAATGACGACATATCAAAGACGTAAAAtggtattagaaaaaaatataaccgATTAC
This window harbors:
- the LOC143912606 gene encoding uncharacterized protein LOC143912606 produces the protein MQHAVSGCIGAAKRYWYSNVQKAITAPPLTTRQQPLYNAKLSSENTLAVFRSEKATQAVKMKFSFAILCIVGLAAASHDDGSWKGEGLAESQDYGQYDGHYGVAGAHGIYAAGYAGHGGYAGLGGYAGHYAGPAAPLAHDGRVVDTPEVAHAKAAHFAAFNAAAHGAAAHGGLAHGIVAGPAYGIIGAHAAYAGQGAYAGHGVHYAGPAAPLGHDGRVVDTPEVAHAKAAHSAAFHAAAAGSAHGHGYGHH